Proteins from a genomic interval of Paenibacillus sp. FSL H8-0048:
- a CDS encoding GNAT family N-acetyltransferase — MIYIRTLTPSDAEVYRALRLQSLQQHPEAFLSSYKAEAKLSIETTRIKLDSSDEHFTLGAFLDGEQRLAGMATLFRESRPKIQHKAHVYAVYVDPGARKHGTGRALMLELIARAKAAPGLELLMLTVTSHNVPAKRLYESLGFVRYGTEPKAMKLGSEYLDEDLMVLML, encoded by the coding sequence GTGATATATATAAGAACGTTAACCCCGTCTGATGCCGAAGTATACCGGGCGCTTCGTTTGCAGTCGCTGCAGCAGCACCCGGAAGCTTTTCTAAGCTCCTATAAAGCGGAAGCGAAGTTGTCTATCGAGACTACCCGGATTAAGCTGGACTCCTCGGATGAGCATTTCACCCTGGGTGCCTTCTTGGATGGGGAGCAAAGGCTGGCGGGAATGGCTACCTTGTTCCGGGAGAGCAGGCCCAAGATTCAGCACAAAGCTCATGTCTATGCAGTATATGTAGATCCAGGAGCCCGTAAACATGGCACGGGCCGTGCGCTGATGCTTGAGCTGATAGCACGGGCGAAGGCCGCGCCGGGACTGGAGCTGCTGATGCTGACGGTAACCTCCCATAACGTTCCGGCCAAAAGACTCTACGAATCTCTGGGATTCGTGCGCTACGGCACAGAGCCGAAGGCGATGAAGCTTGGCAGCGAGTACCTGGATGAGGATCTGATGGTGCTGATGCTGTAA
- a CDS encoding S-layer homology domain-containing protein, protein MKKTFKMITLSAAAALALSFTGQQFASAAGFKDIHNVQDKDKIIALQNSGLIKGISADLFGPNLSITAAQGVQMIVSALDLNLDTIRFVKEPHATDYFKNANDSAWYAQALIIAGVHGLDLPADLKPGEKLTREAFTYQLIHAMENTNRLPMIKPVVVEYADQDQVKVEYSGALQRALNYGVLKLDNSGKLNPKQEITRAEAAVAISNALAYLKAHPAPVVTDEVLTAAQAVQVIKEVVGPEANLQIKIDPAASMSREEFTYLLIHTLQTSGQLPMINVIPVEVKDGDQINILNSGAIQAAIAFGFVELDAAGNFNPKVGITRPEAASIAGNAANYLKAHPAPAAIGKTITATEAVQFIKDAAGPEANLQIKIDPNMSVTRESFTYLLINTLQTSGQLPMIKLIPVEIKDNDKINILNSGAIQTALALKIVKLDQDGSFRPQDGVTSADAAAMVSQVKAILSGKSAK, encoded by the coding sequence ATGAAGAAGACATTCAAGATGATCACCCTATCCGCAGCAGCCGCTCTGGCGCTCAGCTTCACAGGGCAACAATTCGCCTCGGCCGCAGGCTTCAAGGATATCCATAACGTGCAGGATAAAGACAAGATTATCGCGCTTCAGAACAGCGGCCTGATTAAAGGCATCAGCGCAGATCTGTTCGGCCCGAACCTCAGCATCACAGCAGCCCAGGGGGTGCAGATGATCGTCAGTGCCCTTGATCTGAATCTGGATACGATTCGGTTCGTGAAGGAGCCGCATGCCACAGACTATTTCAAGAATGCCAATGACTCTGCCTGGTATGCGCAGGCGCTGATTATTGCCGGTGTGCACGGCTTGGACCTGCCTGCCGATCTGAAGCCTGGTGAGAAGCTGACCCGCGAAGCTTTCACCTACCAGCTCATTCATGCGATGGAGAACACGAACCGCCTGCCGATGATTAAGCCAGTGGTGGTAGAGTACGCCGATCAGGATCAGGTGAAGGTAGAATACTCCGGTGCCCTGCAGCGTGCGCTGAATTACGGTGTCCTGAAGCTGGATAACAGCGGCAAGCTTAACCCGAAACAGGAGATCACCCGTGCGGAAGCGGCAGTAGCCATCAGCAATGCACTCGCTTATCTGAAAGCCCATCCGGCGCCGGTGGTGACGGACGAGGTGCTTACAGCAGCACAAGCTGTACAGGTGATAAAAGAGGTTGTCGGACCTGAGGCCAACCTGCAGATCAAGATTGATCCGGCGGCCAGCATGTCCCGTGAAGAATTCACTTATCTGCTGATCCATACTCTGCAGACCAGCGGGCAACTGCCGATGATTAACGTCATTCCGGTAGAGGTGAAGGACGGCGATCAGATCAATATCCTGAACTCGGGTGCCATCCAGGCCGCCATTGCCTTCGGCTTCGTGGAGCTGGATGCTGCAGGTAACTTCAATCCCAAAGTAGGGATTACCCGCCCTGAAGCTGCTTCTATTGCCGGGAATGCGGCGAACTATCTCAAGGCACATCCCGCGCCCGCTGCTATAGGTAAGACAATCACTGCCACCGAGGCCGTACAGTTCATCAAGGATGCTGCCGGACCTGAGGCGAATCTTCAGATCAAAATTGATCCGAACATGAGCGTAACCCGTGAATCGTTCACCTATCTGCTAATTAACACGCTCCAGACCAGCGGCCAACTGCCGATGATCAAGCTGATCCCGGTGGAGATCAAGGATAATGACAAGATCAATATCCTGAACTCGGGAGCCATTCAGACCGCGCTTGCCCTCAAGATCGTGAAGCTGGATCAAGATGGAAGCTTCCGTCCGCAGGACGGTGTCACCAGCGCTGACGCAGCGGCAATGGTCAGCCAGGTGAAGGCGATCCTGAGCGGAAAATCTGCGAAGTAA